Proteins from a genomic interval of Zingiber officinale cultivar Zhangliang chromosome 2A, Zo_v1.1, whole genome shotgun sequence:
- the LOC122040090 gene encoding uncharacterized protein LOC122040090 yields MREGINNGRLTSDGVMKFRWSSPIKGREVVSLTRIAFRWSIIDSVEMTSLLCRINISPMHTSAWLPRRRKSSPDPVPEMLSARWAQLSSFTSCVTPESSFTPMERAMEAVYDKKKEEEEAWNRVVVTPEKLEQWMRDSIGEIVRNISDGPFLMHVFSDGGLRLEREAAASERWKRIRKRWDEERRVPDAVVLVKELPGEEEEVEAVVRRKKRTWGLVVQGRGMDGAVCYILDTTRVQSSVGFCTHFCLVRAQSSGEAADVQLTNAWLQGRQ; encoded by the exons ATGCGTGAAGGAATAAACAATGGACGCCTGACGAGTGACGGCGTCATGAAATTCCGGTGGTCATCGCCAATAAAGGGGAGAGAAGTAGTGAGCCTGACGAGAATCGCATTCCGATGGTCGATCATTGATAGTGTAGAAATGACCTCTTTGCTCTGCCGCATTAATATTTCACCAATGCACACTAGTGCATGGCTGCCGCGGCGACGCAAATCTTCCCCCGATCCAGTGCCGGAGATGTTGTCGGCCAGGTGGGCACAATTGTCTAGCTTTACCTCTTGCGTCACGCCGGAGTCATCTTTTACCCCCATGGAAAGGGCGATGGAGGCCGTTTACGATAAAaagaaagaggaagaggaggcgtGGAACAGAGTCGTTGTCACCCCCGAGAAGCTGGAGCAGTGGATGAGAGACTCCATTGGAGAG ATCGTGCGGAACATCAGTGACGGGCCTTTTCTTATGCACGTGTTCTCCGACGGCGGCCTGAGGCTGGAGAGAGAAGCGGCGGCGTCGGAGAGGTGGAAGCGGATCAGGAAGAGGTGGGACGAGGAGCGCCGCGTGCCGGATGCAGTCGTTCTGGTGAAGGAGCTTCCGggggaagaagaggaggtggaggcgGTGGTGCGGAGGAAGAAGAGGACGTGGGGGCTGGTGGTGCAGGGGAGGGGGATGGATGGCGCCGTCTGCTACATCCTGGACACCACCCGCGTGCAGTCGTCGGTGGGATTCTGCACGCATTTCTGCCTCGTGCGGGCGCAGAGCTCCGGCGAGGCCGCCGACGTGCAGCTCACCAACGCATGGTTGCAGGGAAGGCAGTAA